In one Mauremys mutica isolate MM-2020 ecotype Southern chromosome 3, ASM2049712v1, whole genome shotgun sequence genomic region, the following are encoded:
- the LOC123366022 gene encoding uncharacterized protein LOC123366022, translating into MSSLLLCLLFAVFYAVLRLARSEASPRKRRHRAKKKKPKAFGCCAEELEAGASPETCCPVHPEKLHLALRLVDRRVQSMARHLEEVLIPPSVSTSATSQFSSSSREPTTSALWSPSSFSLREAAMSQSEPLRHTGEIMPVGGWEGSAHPIQAQPLPRPPAHSRRDRREQTMGLDQTSVRGLDFNIRQKHLQSQLGAPTPYTESLAKMIPNVPALRPPDRDPRVKLNMSRVRFLSCEVLEELDCHVQTKRLQHEQGLPLTPQKPHTALLPPAPQTPIPGEPLLGERDTKQLLILDTDRPKCAFPAEVPEPLRSNTSPQRAQAIQEPRVCPSGPLPQKAHRILASPDAILARPVPTVVVKLQEHIARKCSEIQMEAFPKMVRESHRDAPLVRETAIAEKTLPATLHLYRSELRKPLTSVSGTKGTEEKLELHMERKVLLGEGSCLGPGAQAGEGRADPPRTQSHQVAPEAPGSEQLTRSTLDSLIAGHAAHDLQLKHLMEMLSSSRPLAGQVSVCQRCRKTYPGKRKGKKTQEETSAELHGLRDTMDPHGLDGTVNSKLFRDQLPIRVCKKCSKRPAGSAGADLPRRSHGIPQRWTPGDSSASSNLKKMPVLDDAFIKAFENQPHKHNSSSSAATTTPSPEKTVCAKMPIFTNPEHAL; encoded by the exons ATGAGTTCACTCCTCCTCTGTCTGCTCTTTGCTGTCTTTTATGCTGTGCTGAGGCTCGCcagatctgag gctTCTCCGAGGAAGAGGAGGCACAGAGCCAAAAAGAAGAAACCGAAAG CTTTTGGGTGCTGTGCGGAAGAGCTGGAGGCTGGTGCATCCCCAGAGACGTG CTGCCCCGTGCACCCGGAGAAGCTCCACTTGGCTCTCAGGCTGGTTGACAGGCGGGTACAGTCCATGGCCAGACACCTGGAGGAAGTCCTGATACC GCCGAGTGTGTCGACATCTGCCACGAGCCAGTTCTCCTCTTCCTCTAGGGAACCCACCACCTCTGCCCTctggagtcccagctccttcTCCCTGAGAGAAGCCGCCATGAGTCAATCAGAGCCCCTCCGCCACACGGGGGAGATCATGCCTGTCGGGGGCTGGGAAGGATCCGCTCATCCCAtccaagcccagcctctccccaggcctcctgcccacagcagacGGGACCGGCGAGAGCAGACCATGGGTCTGGACCAGACGTCAGTCCGTGGCTTAGACTTCAACATCCGCCAGAAGCATCTGCAGAGTCAACTGGGGGCTCCTACCCCATACACAGAGTCGCTGGCCAAGATGATCCCTAACGTCCCTGCTCTGCGCCCACCGGACAGAGACCCCAGGGTGAAGCTCAACATGAGCAGGGTCCGTTTCCTAAGCTGTGAAGTCCTGGAGGAGCTGGACTGTCACGTGCAGACAAAGAGACTCCAGCATGAGCAGGgcttacccctcaccccccagaaaccccacacagctcttctgcctccagctccacaAACCCCCATCCCGGGGGAGCCATTGCTGGGGGAGCGGGACACCAAGCAGCTATTGATATTAGACACAGATCGGCCCAAATGTGCATTTCCAGCAGAGGTCCCGGAGCCCCTCAGATCCAACACCAGCCCTCAGCGTGCACAGGCGATCCAGGAGCCACGTGTCTGCCCCTCTGGACCCCTGCCTCAAAAGGCCCACAGGATCCTGGCATCCCCTGATGCCATCCTGGCCAGGCCTGTGCCCACGGTGGTGGTCAAGCTGCAGGAGCACATTGCTCGGAAATGCTCAGAGATCCAAATGGAGGCGTTCCCAAAGATGGTGAGAGAGTCGCACAGAGATGCTCCCCTCGTGAGAGAGACGGCAATAGCAGAGAAGACGCTCCCAGCCACACTCCACCTCTATAGGAGCGAGTTGAGAAAGCCCCTTACCAGTGTGAGCGGCACcaaagggactgaagagaagctggagctgcacatggagaggaaggttctcttgggagaaggctcctgcctggggccaggggcacaggcaggtgagggcagggcagatcctccCAGGACCCAAAGCCACCAGGTTGCCCCAGAGgccccaggctctgagcagctaacAAGATCCACCCTTGACTCTCTCATTGCTGGGCATGCTGCACATGACCTGCAGCTGAAGCACCTGATGGAAATGTTGAGCAGCTCCCGCCCCTTGGCGGGCCAGGTCTCAGTCTGCCAGCGGTGCCGTAAGACATATCCAGGAAAGAGGAAGGGTAAGAAAACTCAGGAGGAGAcatctgctgagctgcatggtCTTCGAGACACCATGGATCCACATGGGCTCGATGGAACTGTGAATTCAAAGCTCTTCAGGGATCAGCTGCCAATTAGAGTCTGCAAGAAGTGCAGTAAGagaccagctggctctgcaggtgctgaCTTGCCCAGAAGATCCCATGGAATTCCACAGCGATGGACTCCAGGAGACTCCTCAGCATCATCCAACCTCAAAAAGATGCCAGTG ctcgacgatGCCTTTATCAAGGCCTTTGAGAACcaaccacacaaacacaactccagttcctcagcggccaccACCACACCAAGCCCTGAGAAAACTGTGTGCGCGAAAATGCCCatattcacaaacccggagcatgcgctctag